A genomic stretch from Helianthus annuus cultivar XRQ/B chromosome 1, HanXRQr2.0-SUNRISE, whole genome shotgun sequence includes:
- the LOC110873675 gene encoding trihelix transcription factor ASIL2, producing the protein MDISNSPSSEPTLALPPPATRRLPPPCWSHDETVALIEAYREKWYSLRRGNLRATHWQEVADGVAARCPMGNPPKTSIQCRHKMEKLRKRYRAEIQRIGNVPNGHRYPSSWVHFKIMDSMELGSSCSDPGNQDDEEEDMGGGEDGGDELMLYPKGIKQAIAIPLNRRYSGVGSPNGVGGGGGNGNGIGNGVRIKIPNSVAMPPPQASVSAYYNNRSNGLNGLNGLNEVNSFDDFPPSMNPGYGAGRGPRNGYTKEGLKRKEEDVERCDGNNNVMDAMVSAVLKLGDGFVKMERMKMDMARELESMRMKMEMKRTEMILESQQKLVDSFSKTVLEKNKKVKRMPTPES; encoded by the coding sequence ATGGATATCTCAAATTCACCATCTTCTGAACCCACGCTCGCCCTCCCACCACCGGCAACACGCCGCCTACCTCCGCCGTGCTGGTCCCACGACGAGACGGTGGCGTTAATCGAGGCGTACAGAGAAAAGTGGTATTCTCTCCGGCGAGGGAACCTACGCGCCACCCACTGGCAGGAGGTGGCTGATGGTGTCGCCGCTAGGTGTCCGATGGGTAACCCACCGAAAACATCGATTCAATGCCGGCATAAGATGGAGAAACTTAGGAAAAGATACCGTGCGGAGATCCAACGGATTGGGAATGTTCCGAATGGGCATCGGTATCCGTCGTCTTGGGTGCACTTTAAGATTATGGATTCGATGGAGTTAGGGTCGTCGTGTTCGGATCCGGGTAATCAAGATGATGAGGAAGAGGATATGGGAGGTGGTGAGGATGGTGGAGATGAATTGATGTTGTATCCGAAAGGGATTAAGCAAGCGATTGCGATACCGCTTAATCGGCGTTATTCGGGTGTTGGGAGCCCGAATGGGGTTGGAGGCGGTGGCGGAAATGGGAATGGCATTGGCAACGGAGTTCGGATTAAGATCCCGAACTCCGTTGCCATGCCGCCACCGCAAGCGTCGGTGTCGGCCTATTATAATAATAGGTCGAACGGGTTAAACGGTTTAAATGGGTTGAATGAGGTGAACTCGTTCGACGACTTCCCTCCCTCAATGAACCCAGGTTATGGGGCGGGGAGGGGTCCGAGGAACGGGTATACGAAGGAAGGGTTGAAGAGGAAGGAGGAGGATGTGGAGAGATGTGATGGGAATAATAATGTGATGGATGCGATGGTGAGTGCGGTTTTGAAATTAGGGGATGGGTTTGTGAAAATGGAGAGGATGAAGATGGATATGGCGAGGGAGCTTGAGTCGATGCGGATGAAGATGGAGATGAAGCGGACGGAGATGATACTTGAGTCGCAGCAGAAGCTTGTGGATTCGTTTTCGAAGACGGTTTTGGAGAAGAACAAGAAGGTTAAGAGAATGCCAACACCAGAATCATGA